Below is a window of Thermofilaceae archaeon DNA.
CTCCACCGAGATACGAACCCTTCTCTTCAACATCCCGCTTGAGCTCGGCCGGTTCACTTAAGGCTATCCCCTCTAAGCGATGGTAGTGCTCTCGGGGTTAAGAGACGGTTAATCTGAGGGTTTAATCTCGTACCGTAACGCATTTTTACGAGCCGCAGGAAATCACCCCCGTGAAGGTGACAAAGAACCTTCTATCCAAGCTGGAGACCGAGTACGCGGGCTACCTTGAGGGCGAAAGGCTCGACAGGTTCTTCAAGGAGTTCGGGATCAAGTTCGCAGCGGGGCACTGGGCTGCCGGCGACTTCCTCGATCGCTTCGCGACCAAGGGCTACTGGCCCGAGCTGGACAGCAGCATAAAGGCCCAGATGGAGCGCGTCGCGAAGGCGGGGATCGAGGGCATCGAGTTCCACGACGTCCTCTTCCTAGACGAGAAACTCCGCGTCGTTGAGGATAGGATCACCGAGGTAAGGGAGCACCTCGAGAAGCTGGGCTTGAAGGCCACCACGATGAACGTCAACATGTTCACGGACCCTCGGTGGAAGCTGGGCAGCGTAACCCACCCGAAGAGGGAGGTGAGGGAGAAGGCGCTGGAAGTGCTGCTGCAGGCGGCTGACATCGCAAAGGCTGTTGGCTGCGAAGCTTTCAGCTTCTGGCCCGGCCAGGACGGCTGGGACTACAACTTCGAGGTCAACTACGGCAAGCACTTCGAGTGGTTCGTGGAGGCGTGCAGGCAGGCGGCCAGGAGGGCGAAGGAGCTCGGCCTCAGGTTCGGCATTGAGGCGAAGCTGAAGGAGCCGAAGGAGGGGAACATGGTGATACCGACCACGCACATCGCCGGTTGGATCGCCTACACGATCAACCAGGAGCTAGGGGGCAAGTACATGGGGGTGACGATCGACTACGGCCACGAGCAGATGTACGCCGTCGAGCCCGCGTACACCGTCTACGCGCTCCACCGGATGGGCGTGCCAATCGCCAACTTCCACATCAATACAGCCAAACTGCACAGCAATGATGAGGACAGGGTCTTCGGCACAGGCGACATCTGGCGCTTCGTCGACTACCTGTACGCTGCAATTGACACGG
It encodes the following:
- a CDS encoding sugar phosphate isomerase/epimerase family protein; protein product: MKVTKNLLSKLETEYAGYLEGERLDRFFKEFGIKFAAGHWAAGDFLDRFATKGYWPELDSSIKAQMERVAKAGIEGIEFHDVLFLDEKLRVVEDRITEVREHLEKLGLKATTMNVNMFTDPRWKLGSVTHPKREVREKALEVLLQAADIAKAVGCEAFSFWPGQDGWDYNFEVNYGKHFEWFVEACRQAARRAKELGLRFGIEAKLKEPKEGNMVIPTTHIAGWIAYTINQELGGKYMGVTIDYGHEQMYAVEPAYTVYALHRMGVPIANFHINTAKLHSNDEDRVFGTGDIWRFVDYLYAAIDTGYDGWFGEDQFTYRMDPVKAMALSKEIFGNLMKKALLIYARKEELEEARETGDQAAVLNVVKKIILTG